A window from Bufo bufo chromosome 1, aBufBuf1.1, whole genome shotgun sequence encodes these proteins:
- the LOC120988107 gene encoding olfactory receptor 1-like gives MNNCTKSTVKEFSILGFYTTATGHIVLYIGVLLMYLMTVIGNVFIITLVCLVTQLHTPMYFFLCNLSTADITYVSITLPKLLSIIVTNDHMISFQGCITQLYFFLVCGQADIFILTCMAYDRYVAICKPLLYSMIMKKKITMTMSAASWLIGVFNSLLHTLIASSLSFCHSNEIDHFFCDLKTLSMLSASDSKYRDILTTVESFFIGCLPFLLIVVSYVYIIANILNIKSSKGRRKAFFSCTSHLITVLLFYGPIIFLYMKPEMDNSRENDKLLSIIYVAMVPMLNPLVYSLRNKDVWEATAKVILYLKNIGMNVFEYSSSICICM, from the coding sequence ATGAATAACTGCACAAAAAGTACGGTGAAGGAATTCAGTATTTTAGGGTTTTATACCACTGCAACTGGTCACATTGTGCTGTACATTGGAGTACTGCTTATGTATTTGATGACGGTCATTGGGAATGTCTTCATCATCACACTTGTATGTTTAGTGACCCAGCTGCACACTCCTATGTATTTCTTCCTATGTAATCTCTCCACTGCAGATATCACCTACGTGTCCATTACTCTCCCAAAGTTACTGTCCATCATTGTAACCAATGATCACATGATCTCCTTCCAGGGCTGCATTACTCAGCTGTATTTCTTTTTAGTGTGTGGACAGGCGGATATATTCATCCTGACCTGCATGGCTTACGACCGCTACGTGGCAATCTGTAAGCCCTTGCTATATTCCATGATCATGAAAAAAAAGATAACAATGACCATGTCTGCTGCCTCCTGGCTCATTGGCGTCTTTAACTCTTTGTTGCATACTTTGATTGCTTCTTCTCTATCTTTCTGCCATTCCAATGAAATTGACCATTTCTTCTGTGATCTGAAGACATTAAGCATGCTCTCCGCTAGTGACTCCAAATACAGAGATATTTTGACCACTGTTGAAAGCTTTTTCATCGGATGCCTACCTTTTTTGCTCATAGTAGTATCGTATGTCTACATCATTGCCAACATATTGAATATCAAATCCTCTAAGGGTCGTCGTAAGGCTTTCTTTAGTTGCACCTCCCACCTTATTACAGTCCTTTTATTCTATGGACCAATTATCTTCTTGTACATGAAACCAGAAATGGACAATTCTAGAGAAAATGACAAACTGCTTTCAATTATCTATGTGGCTATGGTTCCCATGTTAAACCCCTTGGTGTATAGTCTGAGGAATAAAGATGTTTGGGAAGCAACAGCGAAAGTCATACTCTACTTAAAGAACATAGGTATGAATGTATTTGAGTATTCTTCTTCAATCTGTATATGTATGTAA